From the Cucumis sativus cultivar 9930 chromosome 5, Cucumber_9930_V3, whole genome shotgun sequence genome, the window TTAAATTTACTAGGGCTTGGGGCTGAGACCTCAGAGAAAAACAGCATTTTCCAAAAGAATTTCCCATCAAACACATCATGTAGTCATTTCCTTGCTAATAGCTATATTTTGACTTCAATTCACccaataatttttctagtattTTGTTCAAATAGGACGATGTACTTGTATCTCTGTGATAAGACCTGGAATCTTTGAGAAATAGCCAACTCGTTATTTTATACTTTGATAAATAGGCAAACAGCTCTGGTGTTAAGTTTATGTTTCTGAACTCAGACGTgagaataaaatatcaaactgCAAGCAAaccattgtatttttttaatctaatatcGAACTGCTCACTTTACAATCTCGTCTTGGATTTTTAACACAAgagcctttttcttttcccccaCTTTCTGTGTGTTCGTATGAAATTCTTAGTTGAAGTAGTACTTTATTGAAATGCATGCCTTTGGTTCATGTACTGTTGATCAGCGGTGCAGAAATGTATTCTATGTATGTTGGTGAGGGAGAGGCTCTACTGCGCAATACGTTTCGAAGAGCTCGTCTTGCTGCACCAAgcataatattttttgatgAGGCTGATGTCGTTGCTGCCAAGAGGTTAGTATCTAGCATGatgaattttcaagtttttgtgGTTAGGCACAAGTGATTCCAGATTCAGATAAGGcctgtatatttatttttaatcccTTTCCTACTAATCTTAATTCTTGCATTGTTCCATGtgatgaaatttattttattactctaATATTAGAGGCGGGAGTTCAAGCGGCAACACTACCGTAGGGGAGAGGCTTCTTTCTACGTTATTAACTGAAATGGATGGTCTTGAAGAAGCAAAAGTGAGTATGATATCCATAACCACCCTTTCCATTATTGGCTCTTTCGGTTGAAGGTGCAtctcttttccaattttcttttgagtcCAGTTTCAATTTTGCAGGGAATACTAGTTTTAGCTGCTACAAACCGTCCTCATGCCATTGACGCTGCACTTATGCGACCAGGGCGCTTTGACTTGGTGAGACatccattttttcatttcatatggTATTAACAAGTATTTCTTCCATGGCAAGAAGGCGAAGATTTCTTTGGTTTATCTAAACTCACCTGCTTTGATTTTACATCTCAAATATGGATACTAACAATCTTAGCCAGTCCTATTGACATTTCTATATCTAATGAACTCGTAGGTTCTCTATGTACCTCCACCCGATTTAGATGCTCGTTACGAGATACTTCGTGTCCATACTCGTCCAATGACAATCGGAAGTGACGTCAACCTCAAAAAAATAGCAGAAGATACAGAGCTGTTCACCGGGGCCGAACTCGAAGGCCTGTGTAGGGAAGCCGGAATGGTCGCTTTAAGAGAAGACATAACTGCTAATGTAGTGTGTGGTCGCCATTTCCAAACGGTAAAGGATGCTTTGAAACCAGCTTTAACCTTGGAAGATATAGCTATATACTCCACTTTTATGAAGACCCGTTCTGCTCTGCCTTCACAACATGCCGATTTAAGTTCAAACAATAAGATCAAGAGtgaaagaaatttgtttggtCCTGTTTCTTTGGTTAAACTTGGTTTAATTAGCTGtttctttcttgttcttgCTAAGTACTTTCTCTCGAAAGAATATCAAGTTGAGCATGAATTGATGACTACCTAGTTTCCttttatctataaattttagttaaacttTCACTTTTGTACTAAATAGTTTCTTCACATATTTAAACCATACTCATTAGTgttggtttataaatttgcttattaatgaaagaatgtattgaatttattaaatattaaatttttttttatcaaaaatacgattaatgtaattgtttgaTGCAACTGTGAAGAACCAACTTAAATGTTAAGACAATTTGAGTTAACATTTAAGTATGACTTTGAATGTTTTAGTTTCATccaaaaatattatcttttaagGGTTTTAATTGAAACGGGATCTGATGTATGATGATcaattcaaaccaaatttaatttggtttaaaGATCTTCAGTTATTTTACAAGTTCATTAACCTTTTTATTTCTGTTAGCACCAACAACATCAAAGTTGGAgcataataaacaaaatgttgagcataattgaaatgatgaaattaacaagagaaagaaagaagggtCAGCCGCGGGGGTTTATAGAGGGTTTAGAGGAACCCGCGAAATGTCCTTCCTGCCACCTCCCCATCAATCAACCGACTACGCAAACACAATGCTTCGTAACAAGATTGCTCATACTTTACTCCGTCGATCTCCAATCGCCGCCGTTTCCTCTCCACTCTCCTCCCTCGGAGCACCCTCGTCCACAGTCTTTGCCTCTGAACCAACGCCTTCTCAAACTACTTGCTCCTCTTTCTCCTGTCGCCACCACGCGTTCCCCTTTTCCCTGCGGTTGTTCAATACCAATTCCTCTAAACACTTTCGAGATGAAGTCAAAGAACAAAATCCTCCTCAGTGTACGGATGCGTTTTTTTTCTCATCCCTGTGCAATCCGtcaattttctcttatttccaGGCTTCAATCGAGATTACTTTTCGGGATATGATTTATGAATGGGTTTTGTAGTTGTCTGATTAGTGATTCATTTTCGATTGACTTTTTATACTGTAGATGGTGGTATGTTGTTTTGTGGAATATCTGACTAAAGGCGGTGTATGATTCAGTCATTTTCAGTTGTTTTGATTGTTGGACTGCTTCTCTTGTTTATTATGTTTCATTGAGATTTTTGTTCCTTTATTTATCCATGCAGGTCTAATGTTTGAAAGGCTTTAtgatttcaataatatttgaCTAATTGCTTCAACTGTCGATTACTGGTTATCGTTGTAGTGTTATTTATAAATCTTTTGAACGTAAAGTAGATGGTCTACTGTAGATTTTATGTGGAAGGTTCCCTTTGCTTCAGTGTACAAAGTTTTCTTCAATCTAATGATAATATCGGTGTGCCCATTACAATTTGTACATTTGTCGGTATTTTTTACTCTCTTACAggaattttctaatttaaaatttgtttaagcCATGTATAAAGCTTGGGTCTCAATTTTGTAAATCTCTTAACTTTTGTAGATGGGAGGGAAGATGAGGGAGAAACCACGGATGGATGGGAAGAAGACGATGATGATCTGGAGCCTGAGGTATTTTCATCTATTGAACTGAGCTTTTATTCCACTATTTTTACAGGTGATGCTAATTTTTGTTGATAACATAGCTTGGTGATGGAGGGGATGGTGGTGGTGTCGTTTTACAAGGCGTGCCATGGGGTGAGcatgttcttcttcttgctcAAGAGGTCCTGCTGCAATTTGGCGATGACATAAAACTGTATTCTTTCAAGGTCACTCCACGTGGGTACATTTATGTCAGATTAGATAAACTCTCACACGagtaattttcttctttctgtcTTTCCCTATTTTTCTCACGTAAGAGCTGTGCGTTTTACCTTCTAAGCACTGGGGAATTTGATTTGCAATCACTTTTTAAGCCCTTTTTGCGTGTGGGAGAGATTAGCAATCAACTCAAACCGTGTC encodes:
- the LOC101211568 gene encoding uncharacterized protein LOC101211568 yields the protein MSFLPPPHQSTDYANTMLRNKIAHTLLRRSPIAAVSSPLSSLGAPSSTVFASEPTPSQTTCSSFSCRHHAFPFSLRLFNTNSSKHFRDEVKEQNPPQYGREDEGETTDGWEEDDDDLEPELGDGGDGGGVVLQGVPWGEHVLLLAQEVLLQFGDDIKLYSFKVTPRGYIYVRLDKLSHEFGCPNLEELDSYSKEYKKRLDETGALGNIPDDLALEVSSPGAERLLKIPDDLLRFKATPMRVSYIEDVDSRGSENDGVFMLDHLELESESCIWKLANVRENRDPLSKGRPLTRKQKEWRLKLPYANHKKVFLYLKC